Proteins co-encoded in one Zygotorulaspora mrakii chromosome 5, complete sequence genomic window:
- the DIF1 gene encoding Dif1p (similar to Saccharomyces cerevisiae YLR437C and SML1 (YML058W); ancestral locus Anc_4.316), protein MTSVVYTVVYTVVHGSSYILITHTSVLDLRYSHIKFDRMTLDASPSVKRPLHAPIQTADESYNYQNRLGTMGMRIRQSVDQGYKLPAEKAGHSGQLQQATSSNGYSDACIQDNSTVTIPEYKRVPLPAQRTAPMLVNQRTVSSTSSLEMWEDSLDQRLSMIDGDIMRNKLGAGDLDLMFSNNKRNWQQADF, encoded by the coding sequence ATGACTTCGGTGGTCTACACCGTGGTCTACACCGTGGTCCACGGAAGCAGCTATATTTTAATAACGCATACATCTGTATTAGATCTCAGATACTCACACATTAAGTTCGACAGAATGACACTCGACGCAAGCCCAAGTGTAAAGAGACCATTACATGCACCAATTCAGACCGCAGATGAATCATACAACTATCAGAATCGACTCGGAACTATGGGTATGAGGATCAGACAGAGCGTCGACCAAGGATACAAGCTGCCAGCGGAGAAAGCGGGGCACAGCGGCCAGTTGCAGCAAGCTACGTCTTCTAATGGTTACTCGGATGCTTGCATTCAGGATAATTCGACTGTGACGATCCCAGAGTATAAGCGCGTTCCCTTACCAGCACAACGTACGGCGCCAATGCTGGTGAATCAACGCACAGTATCTTCGACCTCGTCGCTGGAGATGTGGGAGGACAGTCTCGACCAGAGGTTGAGCATGATTGATGGCGATATCATGAGAAACAAGCTGGGCGCGGGCGACCTCGATCTTATGTTTAGCAACAACAAGAGAAACTGGCAACAGGCGGATTTTTAA
- the ECM30 gene encoding Ecm30p (similar to Saccharomyces cerevisiae ECM30 (YLR436C); ancestral locus Anc_4.315): MGNTDSKLNVLYRDHVFKLARPDVELIYNPNEKVDKSTHNVIPLFNSDLTLERLSSLYLGGSKKTDNDQIFAPFYLDFISAGNSLTMELFNKLITHQELRFIYNVNPTNFCNLLRFTALKIYLLSCCLDTESNANLEQQLVQLLVCTRILTKIIPIYLEKRGNVDIFWTRDATHIFGDLVASSSNDGNSPVQPLPPLGSLLVKACIKLLFVEGFTITSMGSPGSMTALLWENGVSTQDCSYHNQTPKVDANRLEIVNLLLALCSSDLYRTNSLILGPKKSNKASCNNFLYFLSKLSPEYDVICLTASIINLTCRYCSNYHEENTLPYNNLGFKNSQQQQLASLRLSLVHSSLQLLNLLCFNSWDQKQMLDFALSLKLVQLDNNDLPSNIALSFLATLTREIDFKLILSSFARIFKLPIDLAVEQESNPLSFPSRKPSSASGNDSNNHTSSGAHNNDNHNNNSNNHNASNGNNYGANNHSTGHSVTNSSHNHNTSNQPTNDKSNNSMALPQVPPLLSEVLIFFTNLIQENKLFENYIADKFANKIVIFSVYYIIFYEDNPQLSATLIPLCYNLALLLTSKKLVLSKMLETFTPNYYTNKLPNFFKLSTGSITNITYRDFTIIHLCNTAISNARDNVQPRPWLFEIIYNLIPISSTLKDEELAQTSSKKHPKNLVNGGLSYNASMSILNLLSKLTIKSYLTVYASNMNDLPKPCYLISPGFKLDTIALILRAMSTYIILYFNEARNLLFALCRHQRVLFQVRDTIETITKALQGRGDIEGVKIQLRDYFEYSMNPRSTANEVNFVRKGYNPTGKQELTTQNIVFDKSKNTAYQTECSVDDFQDGLDDVNEIASQGDASDLESLNLELTKTHSNLGKTLEMVEQADLSRNILMSNREIFFKTRPKWPIGITIKSKVKKNSKLSLSDSWTGAHSLSLLMRITKIMLRRFPSITTITTTEYYNIIAEMGTFKDKFDLVINPTLPLYIRVLKEIEPLKLDLSIKNETYQQWLYMLIWADTFTTHSGFYSISNSFANLGTISDINNVLNLPSSSANDNIAECNTPTAPNLERWNSNGSGLSRTNSNGSSLMGYFASQNNDFVPNSPLDTTTVRHVSSPKLKNARNKTNNVDSGHSFFNFSWTGFNKNDHYSPINEQGQYKSSSSQSNGHRAYIFTLDTGILKPNTWAGTNVKLFDIRKEEKEEFSFLDMTSSLLKRFRIGSNVSVNSLESITTSANHSSGNPNGVNNTTSPLTPTTSSPRLQRDRATSNFALFATPKQL; encoded by the coding sequence ATGGGGAATACAGACTCAAAGCTTAATGTGCTTTACAGAGACCATGTGTTCAAACTGGCTCGGCCTGATGTTGAACTGATCTATAAtccaaatgaaaaagtcgACAAAAGCACTCATAATGTTATACCATTGTTCAATTCAGATTTAACTCTCGAAAGATTATCTTCACTGTATCTTGGTGGATCTAAAAAAACCGATAatgatcaaatttttgcTCCGTTTTATTTAGACTTCATTTCCGCAGGAAACAGTTTAACGATGGAGCTGTTCAACAAGCTTATTACGCATCAAGAATTGAGATTCATCTATAACGTTAATCCGACTAACTTCTGCAATCTTTTGAGATTTACGGCTCTTAAGATTTATCTGCTGAGCTGTTGCCTAGATACAGAATCAAATGCCAATTTGGAGCAACAGTTAGTGCAGCTTTTGGTTTGCACAAGGATTCTGACTAAAATTATACCGATCTACCTGGAAAAAAGGGGGaatgttgatattttctgGACAAGAGATGCCACGCATATTTTTGGTGATCTTGTCGCATCCAGTAGTAACGATGGTAATTCGCCAGTACAACCTTTGCCGCCGCTAGGTTCGCTACTAGTTAAGGCATGCATAAAACTACTTTTCGTAGAAGGTTTTACTATAACATCGATGGGATCACCGGGATCAATGACAGCACTTCTTTGGGAAAATGGTGTCAGTACTCAGGACTGTTCTTATCACAATCAAACACCAAAAGTTGATGCTAACAGACTTGAAATCGTCAATCTTTTATTGGCACTTTGCTCCTCAGACTTGTATCGAACGAATTCCCTTATCCTCGGTCCCAAAAAGTCCAATAAAGCTAGCTGCAATAATTTTCTGTATTTTCTGTCAAAATTATCACCAGAGTACGACGTCATATGTTTAACCGCATCTATTATTAATTTAACATGTAGGTACTGTTCCAACTATCACGAGGAGAATACGTTGCCTTATAATAATCTAGGTTTTAAGAATAGtcagcagcaacaactTGCTTCCTTGAGACTATCTCTAGTACATTCATCTCTACAATTATTGAACCTTCTGTGTTTCAATTCTTGggatcaaaaacaaatgtTAGACTTTGCACTCTCATTGAAGTTGGTGCAATTGGATAATAACGATTTACCCTCAAATATTgctctttcatttttagcAACATTAACGAGAGAAATCGATTTTAAATTAATTCTATCATCATTTGCGAGGATTTTCAAACTTCCAATAGATTTAGCAGTTGAGCAAGAATCCAATCCTTTGAGCTTCCCCTCGAGGAAGCCATCCTCGGCAAGTGGAAATGATAGTAACAACCATACCAGCAGCGGCGCCCATAATAATGACAATCACAATAATAACTCTAATAACCATAATGCCTCTAATGGTAATAACTATGGTGCCAACAATCATTCAACGGGGCATTCCGTTACAAACTCTAGTCATAATCATAATACAAGTAATCAACCTACAAATGATAAATCAAATAACTCCATGGCATTGCCTCAAGTCCCACCTTTATTATCCGAAGTTTTAATTTTCTTCACAAATTTAATACAGGAGAAtaaattatttgaaaattataTCGCAGACAAATTTGCAAATAAGATTGTCATATTTTCGGTTTATTACATCATCTTTTATGAGGACAATCCACAATTATCAGCTACTTTAATACCCTTATGCTATAACCTCGCGTTACTCctaacttcaaaaaaactaGTATTGTCCAAAATGCTCGAAACATTCACTCCAAATTACTACACTAATAAACTACCaaactttttcaagttATCCACTGGCAGCATTACCAATATAACCTACAGAGATTTCACTATAATTCATTTGTGCAATACTGCGATTTCAAACGCTCGAGATAATGTACAACCTCGACCATGGTTATTTGAGATTATCTATAATCTTATACCCATATCATCAACTctcaaagatgaagagctgGCTCAaacatcatcaaaaaagcatccaaaaaatttagttAATGGTGGACTTAGCTATAACGCCTCAATGAGTATATTAAACCTGCTTTCAAAACTAACTATTAAATCCTATTTGACAGTTTATGCTTCGAACATGAATGACCTTCCAAAGCCATGTTATTTGATCTCGCCCGGATTCAAATTAGATACAATAGCATTGATCTTAAGAGCAATGTCAACGTACATCATTCTGTATTTTAATGAAGCAAGaaatttattatttgcTTTATGCCGGCATCAAAGAGTTCTGTTTCAAGTGAGAGATACCATTGAAACGATCACAAAAGCACTTCAGGGTCGAGGCGATATCGAAGGTGTTAAGATTCAACTACGTGATTATTTCGAGTATAGCATGAATCCTCGCTCAACTGCTAATGAAGTTAACTTTGTGAGAAAAGGATATAATCCTACCGGCAAACAAGAATTGACCACACAAAATATAGTGTTTGATAAGTCCAAAAACACAGCATATCAAACGGAGTGTAGCGTGGATGATTTCCAAGATGGTTTAGATGACGTTAACGAAATTGCAAGTCAGGGGGATGCTTCCGATCTAGAGAGTCTTAATTTAGAGCTCACAAAGACCCATTCAAATCTGGGCAAAACTCTCGAGATGGTGGAGCAGGCAGATCTCTCCAGGAATATTTTAATGAGCAATAGGgagattttttttaaaacaaGACCAAAATGGCCAATTGGAATAACAATAAAATCCAAAGTCaagaagaattcaaaaCTCAGCCTAAGCGATTCGTGGACAGGTGCACATTCACTATCTCTCCTTATGAGGATCACAAAGATAATGTTACGCAGATTTCCAAGCATCACTACTATCACTACTACTGAATACTACAATATAATTGCAGAAATGGGTACATTCAAAGATAAATTCGACCTTGTCATCAATCCAACGCTTCCATTATATATACgagttttgaaagaaattgaaccATTAAAGTTGGACTTATCCATCAAGAACGAGACTTATCAGCAATGGTTATATATGTTAATATGGGCAGATACATTTACCACACACTCTGGGTTTTAttccatttcaaattcCTTTGCAAATCTGGGAACTATCAGCGATATCAACAATGTCTTGAATCTTCCATCATCTTCGGCGAATGATAATATCGCCGAATGCAACACTCCTACAGCTCCAAACTTGGAGCGTTGGAATTCAAATGGGTCAGGTTTATCAAGAACCAATAGCAATGGGAGTTCACTTATGGGTTATTTCGCTTCGCAGAATAATGATTTTGTACCGAATTCTCCGTTGGACACTACTACCGTTCGTCATGTTTCAAGCCCTAAATTAAAAAATGCCAGAAACAAGACTAACAATGTTGATAGTGGACATTccttttttaatttttcgTGGACTGGattcaacaaaaatgatcATTATAGCCCAATAAATGAACAAGGTCAATACAAATCTTCCTCTTCGCAGTCAAATGGACATAGAGCATACATATTTACCTTGGACACCGGGATACTGAAGCCTAACACTTGGGCAGGAACAAATGTTAAACTTTTCGATATAcgaaaagaggaaaaagaggaattttcatttctagACATGACATCCTCCTTGTTAAAGAGATTCAGAATTGGAAGCAATGTCAGCGTGAATTCTTTGGAAAGCATAACCACGTCCGCGAACCATAGTAGTGGAAATCCTAACGGGGTCAATAACACGACCTCGCCATTGACGCCCACAACTTCGTCACCCAGACTACAAAGAGATAGGGCAACAAGCAATTTTGCACTCTTTGCAACTCCAAAGCAACTCTAA
- the TSR2 gene encoding Tsr2p (similar to Saccharomyces cerevisiae TSR2 (YLR435W); ancestral locus Anc_4.314) translates to MSTKNSDSFVEAPAGLSNLLFADEKQQARFELGVSMMIYKWDALETAVQNSWGGPDSADKRDWITAIVVDMFKNEKVVDSPLIEETLLYAMLDEFDTNVEDGSALPIAVRIIEIYIECQQQNYSTVSELYEKWLEKEKNRADTAPKLVKVEEDPLNPDMSSSDGEDDEENDQNTNSVVEEDVDMDSAIPEPIVDEDGFELVQKIGKGRRY, encoded by the coding sequence ATGAGCACCAAAAACTCTGACTCATTTGTGGAAGCTCCTGCCGGCTTATCTAATTTGTTGTTTGCCGATGAAAAACAGCAGGCAAGATTCGAATTGGGTGTATCCATGATGATATACAAATGGGACGCACTAGAGACTGCCGTACAGAACAGCTGGGGTGGACCAGATTCTGCAGACAAGCGTGACTGGATTACCGCTATTGTAGTTGATATGTTCAAGAATGAGAAGGTCGTTGATTCTCCATTGATCGAAGAGACACTGCTATATGCTATGCTTGATGAATTCGATACCAATGTCGAAGACGGCTCCGCATTGCCCATTGCTGTGCGCATAATAGAGATTTATATCGAATGCCAGCAGCAAAACTACTCTACAGTGTCTGAATTGTACGAAAAATGGCTcgagaaagagaaaaatagAGCTGACACAGCGCCAAAGTTAGTTAAGGTGGAAGAAGATCCATTAAACCCTGATATGTCATCGTCAGATGGTGAGGATGACGAAGAAAATGATCAGAATACAAATAGCGTAGTCGAAGAAGATGTTGATATGGATAGCGCCATACCGGAGCCTATAGTAGATGAAGACGGTTTTGAGCTAGTTCAAAAAATAGGTAAGGGGagaagatattaa
- the CNA1 gene encoding calcineurin catalytic subunit A (similar to Saccharomyces cerevisiae CNA1 (YLR433C) and CMP2 (YML057W); ancestral locus Anc_4.313), with amino-acid sequence MLSSSKSTAQMNTEKINAALKVIEKKSSVGGASEVGSERLDSYTLEDGTKVSTKERVVKNVPSITAKIPSNEEVFDARTGLPNHEFLKNHFRKEGRLREEQALRILDMATICLSKEPNLLQVPAPVTVCGDIHGQYFDLLKLFEVGGNPETTPYLFLGDYVDRGPFSFECLIYLYALKLNFYSQLWLLRGNHECKHLTSYFTFKNECLHKYSMKVYEACCHSFNALPLAALMNNQYFCVHGGISPELNTVQDVNKIHRFKEIPSRGLMCDLVWADPVEDYDEDTVTKGNFVPNSVRGCSFAFTYKASCEFLQRTGLLSIIRAHEAQDAGYRMYKNTETLGFPSLLTLFSAPNYLDTYKNKAAILKYESNVMNIRQFNMSPHPYWLPDFMDVFTWSLPFVGEKVTEMLVSILNICTEDELGEETPMNPEYIEEKAENTEHASKSNSSAASGVTIKTTSILDDDNRRKALRNKILAIARVSRMYSVLREESDKVKYLKTMNSGVLPRGALANGSTGLNETLSTFEAARANDLINEKLPPSIDKAKRDKDRYYETIMKKAEKKK; translated from the coding sequence ATGTTGAGTTCATCGAAGTCGACGGCTCAGATGAATACGGAGAAGATCAATGCAGCTTTGAAAGTCATCGAAAAGAAATCTTCTGTTGGGGGAGCATCTGAGGTTGGAAGTGAGAGGCTTGATAGCTACACTTTAGAAGATGGTACCAAGGTGTCAACAAAGGAAAGGGTCGTCAAGAATGTGCCATCAATTACGGCGAAAATTCCTTCGAATGAAGAGGTTTTTGATGCCAGGACAGGCTTGCCTAATCACGAATTTCTAAAGAATCATTTCAGGAAAGAGGGCAGGCTTCGTGAGGAGCAAGCACTTAGAATATTGGACATGGCGACCATTTGCCTTTCAAAGGAGCCGAACCTTTTACAAGTGCCGGCCCCTGTCACTGTTTGCGGTGATATTCATGGACAGTATTTTGACCTGTTAAAGCTATTTGAAGTTGGAGGTAATCCGGAGACAACACCTTATCTTTTCCTTGGTGATTACGTTGACCGTGGGCCCTTTTCATTCGAGtgtttgatatatttgtaTGCACTGAAACTAAATTTCTATTCCCAGTTGTGGTTACTCAGAGGGAACCATGAATGCAAGCATCTTACTTCTTATTTTACttttaaaaatgaatgtttGCATAAATATTCGATGAAGGTTTATGAAGCGTGTTGTCACTCTTTTAATGCGTTGCCGTTAGCGGCGTTGATGAAtaatcaatatttttgtgTCCACGGTGGTATATCACCAGAGTTGAATACCGTTCAGGATGTCAACAAAATACACAGGTTTAAAGAAATTCCGTCTCGTGGGTTGATGTGTGATCTCGTCTGGGCAGACCCAGTGGAGGATTACGATGAGGATACCGTAACCAAAGGGAATTTTGTGCCCAACTCTGTTAGGGGTTGTTCATTCGCCTTCACGTATAAAGCCTCTTGCGAGTTCTTGCAACGAACAGGTTTACTTTCTATTATTCGAGCGCATGAAGCACAGGATGCAGGCTATCGAATGTATAAGAATACTGAAACTCTAGGTTTTCCCAGTTTGCTGACCTTATTCAGTGCACCCAACTATCTTGATACGTACAAGAATAAGGCCGCAATCCTGAAATACGAATCAAATGTCATGAATATCCGTCAATTCAATATGTCACCTCATCCTTACTGGCTTCCCGATTTCATGGATGTTTTCACCTGGTCTTTGCCATTTGTTGGTGAGAAAGTTACAGAAATGTTGGTATCAATATTAAACATCTGTACAGAGGATGAATTAGGAGAAGAAACGCCCATGAATCCGGAATACATCGAAGAAAAGGCAGAAAACACAGAGCATGCATCAAAGTCTAATTCAAGCGCCGCATCAGGTGTTACTATCAAGACCACTTCTATCCTGGATGATGACAATAGAAGGAAAGCTTTACGGAACAAAATTTTGGCTATAGCTAGAGTTTCTAGAATGTATTCTGTTCTGCGAGAGGAGAGTGATAAAGTCAAATACCTTAAGACAATGAACTCAGGAGTTTTACCGAGGGGTGCCTTGGCCAATGGGTCTACGGGTTTGAACGAAACATTATCAACATTTGAAGCAGCAAGGGCAAATGACCTGATTAATGAAAAGCTTCCACCATCAATTGACAAGGCCAAACGTGATAAGGATCGATATTATGAaacaataatgaaaaaggctgaaaaaaagaagtaa
- the IMD3 gene encoding IMP dehydrogenase IMD3 (similar to Saccharomyces cerevisiae IMD4 (YML056C) and IMD3 (YLR432W); ancestral locus Anc_4.312), producing the protein MVRDHTTALEYLKTFEKKDGLSVDELMDSNIRGGLTYNDFLILPGKVNFPSSVVNLQTKLTKKISLNAPFVSSPMDTVTESEMAIHIALLGGIGIIQHNCSKEEQASFVAKVKKYENGFINSPKVISPKTTVGEARAMKQQFGFAGFPVTETGKCLSKLVGIVTSRDIQFIEDDSVLVSEIMTRDVVTGKQGITLTEGNEILKNTKKGKLPIVDAGGNLISMLSRTDLMKNQNYPLASKSATTKQLLCGAAIGTMPADRERLELLAAAGLDVVVLDSSQGNSVFQLDMIKWIKETYPELEIIAGNVCTREQAASLIAAGADGLRIGMGSGSICITQEVMACGRPQGTAVYNVCKFANEFGVPCIADGGIQNIGHLVKALALGASTCMMGGMLAGTTESPGEYFFRDGKRLKVYRGMGSIDAMQKTDAKGNAATSRYFSEGDDVLVAQGVSGAVVDKGSIKKFIPYLYNGLQHSCQDIGVQNLTELQDSVLSGEIRFEFRTASAQLEGGVNNLHSYEKRLHN; encoded by the exons ATGGTTAGAGATCACACAACAGCGTTAGAATACTTGAAGactttcgaaaaaaaagatggtTTGTCCGTTGACGAGTTGATGGACTCCAATATTAGAGGTGGTTTGACTTACAATGACTTTTTGATCTTGCCAGGCAAAGTCAACTTTCCATCATCTGTAGTCAACTTGCAAACCAAGTTGACGAAGaaaatctctttgaatGCGCCATTTGTGTCTTCACCAATGGACACTGTCACCGAATCTGAGATGGCTATTCACATTGCTTTGTTGGGTGGTATCGGTATCATCCAGCACAATTGTTCTAAGGAGGAACAGGCATCGTTTGTTGCCAAGGTAAAGAAATACGAAAATGGGTTTATCAACTCACCAAAGGTTATTTCACCAAAGACCACTGTTGGTGAAGCTAGGGCTATGAAGCAGCAATTTGGATTTGCTGGTTTCCCAGTAACTG AAACTGGTAAATGTCTATCCAAATTGGTTGGTATCGTCACTTCTCgtgatattcaattcattGAGGATGACTCTGTACTTGTCTCTGAAATTATGACCAGAGATGTCGTTACAGGTAAACAAGGTATCACACTTACTGAAGGTAACgaaatcttgaagaatACTAAAAAAGGAAAGTTGCCAATTGTCGACGCAGGCGGCAATTTAATTTCTATGCTATCAAGAACCGatttaatgaaaaatcagaaTTACCCATTAGCTTCTAAATCCGCTACAACGAAGCAATTGTTATGCGGTGCCGCTATTGGTACCATGCCAGCAGACAGAGAGAGATTAGAATTGTTGGCAGCAGCAGGTTTGGATGTCGTCGTTTTGGATTCATCTCAAGGTAACTCCGTTTTCCAATTGGATATGATCAAATGGATCAAAGAAACTTACCCAGAATTAGAAATTATCGCTGGTAACGTTTGTACCAGAGAACAAGCTGCAAGCTTGATTGCCGCCGGTGCAGATGGTTTAAGAATTGGTATGGGTTCCGGTTCTATTTGCATTACTCAAGAGGTTATGGCATGTGGTAGACCTCAAGGTACTGCGGTGTACAACGTTTGCAAATTTGCTAATGAATTTGGTGTTCCATGTATTGCTGATGGTGGTATTCAAAACATTGGTCACCTTGTAAAAGCTTTAGCTCTTGGTGCTTCAACCTGTATGATGGGTGGTATGTTAGCTGGTACAACTGAATCTCCTGGTGAGTATTTCTTCAGAGATGGTAAAAGATTAAAGGTTTACCGTGGTATGGGATCAATTGATGCTATGCAAAAGACTGATGCTAAGGGCAATGCTGCTACTTCTCGTTATTTCTCCGAAGGTGATGATGTTTTGGTTGCTCAAGGTGTCTCTGGTGCTGTTGTTGACAAGGGttcaattaaaaaattcattcCTTATTTATACAATGGTTTGCAACATTCTTGTCAAGATATTGGTGTTCAGAATTTGACAGAATTACAGGACAGTGTTCTATCAGGTGAAATCAGATTCGAATTTAGAACTGCTTCAGCACAATTGGAGGGTGGTGTCAACAATTTGCATTCCTATGAAAAGCGTTTGcataattga
- the ATG23 gene encoding Atg23p (similar to Saccharomyces cerevisiae ATG23 (YLR431C); ancestral locus Anc_4.311): MGLQDVLRQNAEITDFLKQLVEIHAHALKEQALSSELYKIRGDILICFNDLCRLNEMLIACDGEIKEEIDVLKRAKAKFRKLGQKEQLLASERGKWAEVKENADKVTLDTTASSTSSVSVSSNYRPFLDQYIELVGAQQTTLAQEDTDSLAEETEDDPKKLIESVQLLEKCHSDNLKDIQKLEQLMKTFMRDRQFVEKELKLQNGKIRRNTRHWDEELKKVRQSREKVLVRVGLLSSDLQESSLTKRFFNFNFTKGKDEKLQTEVSDITSHFMEFTDMKIFSLQDQLTHKKEDSSRLTNRRNIWNDCMQCVKNLEDQLSFALSNSDDLVDSSSKVITWLREAIDYLNNLVRATDFELLTKLVNNEKEVIEKAYNEFPKSELKKTLMPNTISHSSSPPRHHPTPPFSVASKSPPKIGISELTVNLTSNENAYELSNKTLMKNKSKKKD, encoded by the coding sequence ATGGGATTACAGGATGTTTTGAGACAAAATGCGGAAATCACAGATTTCTTGAAGCAGCTTGTGGAGATTCACGCGCATGCCCTGAAGGAACAAGCTTTATCGTCGGAGTTATATAAGATTAGAGGAGACATCCTTATTTGTTTCAATGATCTCTGCAGGTTGAATGAAATGCTGATAGCGTGTGACGGTGAAATCAAGGAAGAAATAGATGTGCTGAAGCGTGCAAAGGCAAAGTTTCGCAAATTGGGCCAAAAAGAGCAGCTCTTGGCGAGTGAAAGAGGAAAGTGGGCGGAAGTGAAGGAGAATGCTGACAAAGTGACACTGGATACTACTGCTAGCTCGACGAGTTCTGTAAGCGTTAGTTCCAACTATCGTCCCTTCCTGGACCAATATATAGAATTGGTTGGGGCGCAGCAGACCACATTGGCACAAGAAGATACCGATTCCCTTGCAGAAGAGACTGAGGATGATCCAAAAAAACTCATTGAGTCTGTTCAATTACTCGAGAAGTGTCATTCTGATAATTTAAAGGACATTCAGAAGCTGGAGCAGCTGATGAAAACGTTTATGCGTGATCGGCAGTTcgttgaaaaagaattgaaattgcaaaacGGTAAAATACGACGTAACACAAGACACTGGGATGAAGAGTTGAAGAAGGTAAGACAGTCTAGGGAAAAGGTTTTGGTGAGAGTTGGTCTTTTATCAAGTGATTTACAGGAATCTTCCTTaacaaaaagattttttaattttaatTTTACCAAGGGTAAAGATGAAAAGCTGCAAACTGAGGTGTCCGACATCACAAGTCATTTTATGGAATTCACCgatatgaaaatattttcattgcaAGATCAACTGACTCACAAGAAGGAAGACTCTTCTCGTCTTACAAATCGAAGAAATATATGGAATGATTGTATGCAATGCgtcaaaaatttagaaGATCAACTAAGCTTTGCATTATCCAACAGTGACGATTTAGTTGATTCATCATCCAAAGTTATAACTTGGCTCAGAGAAGCTATTGATTATTTAAATAATCTCGTAAGAGCAACAGACTTTGAACTTTTGACAAAACTTGTTAATAATGAGAAGGAGGTCATTGAGAAGGCCTATAATGAATTTCCTAAAagtgaattgaaaaaaacactAATGCCAAATACCATTTCCCATTCTTCCTCACCTCCAAGACACCATCCGACTCCACCGTTTTCTGTGGCGAGTAAGTCACCACCAAAAATCGGAATTTCTGAACTTACGGTCAACTTAACAAGTAATGAGAACGCTTACGAATTGAGCAATAAAactttgatgaaaaataagtcaaaaaaaaaggattaA